The sequence GAGGACTCTTGCATGGTACGAAGTATGGAGGCTCGAATGAGTCACCAGAGTCTCCGCCGCTCTCCACAGCAGATCCATGAGGAAACTCTTGCGCACCACTAGTTCCCGAGGAAACACTCTCTCCTGCAGCTGCAGACAGTTTTTTTAGACCGTAAGGAAAATGAGTAATCTAGACAGACAGCTAATAGTTTCTTTATGTCTTGCAACAACAATACCAGCAGCTGGTTCTTCCTCAGTACGGATTTCTGAAGCCATCTTCGCAACACTAGACGCGCCAGGCCCACCTGCGGAATAATGAGATGTTTCGTGCAGAACGTAGACCGTAAACGTGCGTCTCATCACATCATCCCTTGTTGGTAAAAGCAGGCAGATGTCTCCCTCCTGGACATGATTGTCACGGACAAAGTCTAACCACTCTCCCGTAACCATGTAGTTTCTGCTTACATCTCTCCTGTAGAATCTGGGATGCCACTTCTTGCTCTTGCCAGGGGTCCCAAGAGTGATGTGTGTGCTTCTATCTGGGAAATGTGCAGTTGCATATTCCTTGGTGATTCCCTGGGGTGGGGGGCAGCAAATGGAGAGCATGATATAGTCAGAAGATCGATCCATGACGAAATGGAATAATCTCATAGGATCGGAGTAGTAGTAGATAGAGTTACCAGGTTAGGACCCGGGGGTTGCACATTGCCCCTCCGCATTATTGATACAAAGGCTGTGAATTGAGGTTGAATTTCCTGAACAAGCCCCATCACTCTCTTCTTCTGTGCTTTAGATAGATAGCATCTATATGCCAAAACATATCCCAAAACGACGTTTTCAGAGACAATGTCTTCTCCTGTACAAAAAAATTCGCAGCAGAGAGGTTAATAACAAGCGACGTACGGTTCCAggtaaacatgcaatgcaagcaaCTTGAATAATAATGATCGATATATAAAACCTGACTCCTCATCAGACGATGAGGACACCGTAGCCATCTCCACAGTTTTCACACGACGACAGGAGCTAGCCGTCTGACACCCCGTGGACCTTTCACTGCTTGCAGACGCTTCTATGCTGGTATCATGTCGAGACGAAGAAGTGCTTGAAACATCAATGGGATCTGCACTTGTTCCTCGAACGCTTGGGATGCTTTCTACGCCAGGGGGGCTGGAAAATGAGTCGGCACAGCCATCACTATTGGGTGAACAATATGGCCCCACATCCCTTATTATTGACTCCACGCTCTTGGTAGTAGTTAGCTGATGTTCTGGAGAACCACAATGGGCATGACTTGATGGCCCTTCACTTGAGACCTGCTCTGGAGATCTGGCGCAAGT is a genomic window of Zea mays cultivar B73 chromosome 5, Zm-B73-REFERENCE-NAM-5.0, whole genome shotgun sequence containing:
- the LOC103626051 gene encoding B3 domain-containing protein Os03g0619600; its protein translation is MNTVCEVCGDIGYRQLLLRCRDCKHYAVHQYCLDKVVFNASSIEWFCYECLHRRGDDVTCARSPEQVSSEGPSSHAHCGSPEHQLTTTKSVESIIRDVGPYCSPNSDGCADSFSSPPGVESIPSVRGTSADPIDVSSTSSSRHDTSIEASASSERSTGCQTASSCRRVKTVEMATVSSSSDEESGEDIVSENVVLGYVLAYRCYLSKAQKKRVMGLVQEIQPQFTAFVSIMRRGNVQPPGPNLGITKEYATAHFPDRSTHITLGTPGKSKKWHPRFYRRDVSRNYMVTGEWLDFVRDNHVQEGDICLLLPTRDDVMRRTFTVYVLHETSHYSAGGPGASSVAKMASEIRTEEEPAAAAGESVSSGTSGAQEFPHGSAVESGGDSGDSFEPPYFVPCKSPLSESQKRIVEERVRAIRSEIPICVAVMKNNNVGFAQRWMLELGSRYGSVYLPTKGQTILLCCAGKTWKAKMMFHNGRRWFLNGGWPNFARGNGLRVGDICLFQLEKNESTLTMAVHIIRREQF